tttttttcgatcttttAAAACATCAATCGTTTTTCTATATGTAAAtgatgaatatttgtttttaagattatctattatcgctaaagagaaagaaaaagaggtacagaattctttagggaaaaaatatatattgtaaatagatttcaaatggagaatgttcgtttttaagatctgttacgagtgatGACAAAAcagggcagggaatttttcagggaaattttatttttcgatcaatacagctcttaaaacataaggaatcgtatttctacgatatgaaaataACAAATCtttccttttaagattatctatcaccGCTAAACAGAAAGAGAATGAGGTAAGGAAATCTCTAGAGAAAAAATTATTCTTTCTAAATACATTTCAATACAGCTCTGTAAAcaccattaaacgatgtaaaaaaaaagaatgctcgttttttagatcttccgttacgagtagtgacagaaaatggcagggaatttttcagggaaattttcttttcgATCATTCTAGCTCTTAAGAaatcaatcatttttctttttctatgatatgaaaatgaagaatatttgtttttaagattacatATTATCGCTAAAGAGAANNNNNNNNNNNNNNNNNNNNNNNNNNNNNNNNNNNNNNNNNNNNNNNNNNNNNNNNNNNNNNNNNNNNNNNNNNNNNNNNNNNNNNNNNNNNNNNNNNNNtctgatcattaccttgtggaggctaagctgaagatttgtatgggttttcagaaaagaagagtgaatattggggtgaagagggtggtgagagtaagtgagcttgggaaggagacttgtgtcaggaagtaccaggagagactgagtacagaataaaaaaaggtgagaacaatggaagtaagggcagtgggggaggaatgggatgtatttagggaatcagtgatggattgcgcaaaagatgcttgtggcatgagaagagtgggagttgggttgattagaaagggtagtgagtggtgggatgaagaagtaagattattagtgaaagaaaagagagaggcatttggacgatttttgcagggaaaaaatgcaattgagtgggagatgtataaaagaaagagacaggaggtcaagagaaaggtgcaaaaggtgaaaaagaggacaaatgagagttggggtgagagagtatcattaaatttttgggagaataaaaagatgttctggaaggaggtaaataaagtgagtaagacgagggagcaaatgggaacttcagtgaagggcgcaaatggggaggtgataacaggtagtggtgatgtgagaaagaggtggagtgagtattttgaaggtttgttgaatgtttttgataatagagtggcagatatagggtgttttggtcgaggtggtatgcaaagtgagagggttgataaaatgatttggtaaacagagaacatctttgcggaagatgaaagccggcaaggcagcaggtttggatggtattgcagtggaatttattaaaaaagggggtgactgtattattgactggttggtaaggttatttgatgtatgtatgactcatggtgaggtgcctgaggattggcggaatgcgtgcatagtgccattgtacaaaggcaaaggggataagagtgagtgctcaaatgtcagaggtataattttgttgattattcctggtatattatatgggagggtattgattgagagggtgaaggcatgtacagagcatcagattggggaagagcagtgtggtctcagaagtggtagaggatgtgtggatcaggtgtttgctttgaagaatgtatgtgagaaatacttagaaaagcaaatgcatttgtatatagcatttatggatctggagaaggcatatgatagagttgatagagatgctctgtagaaggtattaagaatatatggtgtgggaggcaagttgttagaagcagtgaaaagtttttatcgaggatgtaaggcatgtgtaagtgtaagaagagaggaaagtgattggttctcagtgaatgtaggttcgcggcaagggtgtgtgatgtctccatggttgtttaatttgtttatggataaggttgtaagggaggtgaatgcaagagttttggaaagagtggcaagtatgaagtctgttgtggatgagagagcttgggaagtgagtcagttgttgttcgctgatgctccagcgctggtggctgattcatgagagaaactgcagaagctggtgactgagtttggtaaagtgtgtgaaagaagaagttcagagtaaatgtgaataagagcaaggttatcaggtacagtagggttaagggtcaagtcaattgggaggtaagtttgaatggagaaaaactggaggaactaaagtgttttagatatctgggtgtggatctggcagcggatggaaccatggaagcggaagtggatcataaggtgggggagggggcgaaaattctgggagccttgaagaatgtgtggaaatcgagaacattatctcggaaagcaaaaatgggtatgtttgaaggaatagtggttccaacaatgttgtattgttgcgaggcgtaggctatggatagagttgtgcgcagggggatggatgtgctggaaatgagatgtttgaggacaatgcgtggtgtgaggtggtttgatcgagtaagtaacgtaagggtaagagagatgtgtggaaataaaaagagcgtggttgagagagcagaagagggtgttttgaaatggtttgggcacatggagagaatgagtgaggaaagattgaccaagaggatatatgtgtcggaggtggagggaacgaggagaagagggagaccaaattggaggtggaaagatggagtgaaaaagattttgtgtgatcggggcctgaacatgcaggagggtgaaaggagggcaaggaatagagtgaattggagcgatgtggtataccggggttgacgtgctgtcagtggattgaatcaaggcatgtgaagcgtctggggtaaaccatggaaagctgtgtaggtatgtatatttgcgtgtgtggacgtatgtatatacatgtgtatgggggtgggttgggccatttctttcgtctgtttccttgcgctacctcgcaaacgcgggagacagcgacaaagcaaaaaaaaaaaaaaaaaaatatatatatatatatatatatatatatatatatatatatatatatatatatatatatatatatatatatatatatatatatatatatatatatatatatatatattttccaaaagaaggaacagagggggccaggtgaggatattccaaaaaaggcccagtcctctgttcttaacgctacctcgctaacgcgggaaatggcgaatagtttaaaagaaaaaggaaagaaagatatatatatataaatatatatatatatatatatatatatatatatatatatatatatatatatatatatatatatatatatatatatatgattttaatgTATATCCTCAGCTGCTTACTGGATCTCTCACTCTTTGCTTTGGAATCCTCTTCTCTAATTACCTGCTGGAGATGGGCATgtccactgccactaccacctggATCTTCAACACTTATTGTTTCATATGGCACGTCGTAACACCACTCATCTCTCCCCTGACGAAGGAGTTTGGGTGGAGGAGAACTGGTTACGCTGGTGTGTTTCTGGCCTCATCTTCAATAATTCTCTCTGCCTTCTCACCATCAGCCGAATTTTTATTCTTCTCCTACTCTCTCCTATCAGGTGAGTTGTTGTGcttttcatatacatacacgtccctgaTGCGATTAACAGAAATTTTTTGTGGTCATACAGACGTTTTCTCATTCTGGTAAGTAATTTGTTACTGGGATCTTTAGTTCCGATCTCTTGGTTGTTCATTCAATTTCTCTTGGCTGTTAATTCCATTTCTCTGTCATCTTCATGCACCATATATATCTTTAAAGTGAGAAACTGAATTAAGTTTAATGTCTGAATAGCTAGAATCCCTTTGAATCCATTGTCAGTAATAAATCCCTTTATTGACactaatgtacatatataaatcaaTATTTTCCACTCCGTTACGGTATCTCGGGCAGTCATATGATATGTTTATCCTTGAGGTGCCATCAAATGGCTTGCATCACGAAATAGAAGAAAATATTTGCCTTGGAGGTAATTATCACGTCTCATTTGCTCGCAGGTATTGGTACGGGTCTGTTGTTTGGGATCTCCATCATTATACTTCCAATGTACTTTGATCGACGACGTGGCTTGGCTAACACTTTCTTGACGACTGGGATCTGCTTGGGACCGATCCTCATTGCTCCATTCATTCGTCACTTGCTGGAGTTTTACAGCTACAAGGGTGGAGCTCTCATATATGGTGCTACGTTAATGAATGGGTTTGTGGCAGTCTCTTTGTTCCATCCTATTGAGTGGCACATGAAGCCTCGTCGGAAGACAGACCAGCCTCCAAAAGGTCTTGCTCCTTTGATACCACaaaaaggaagcagtgatggccctCAGAAGCCGACGAATCTGCAGGACGTCGTCCCTCAACATGAAGGAACTAAAGAGGAACCAAACTGGGTGGCTATTGCAGATCAAGCGAGAGTCAAGCGAACGCGATGTGGTACAGGTCACCGGGTGAGTGAATGCTCACAAGAGTCAGTGATTTCAGATATGTTGTCAGGAAATATTGTCTCAGTCACTAACTGTGCTCCTCCTGACAGCAAGGAAGGGTATAAGGGTAATGGTTGTTTGGGTGTGATCAAGACACTGTGGATGATACTAGTGCGTGTAGTGCGTACAGTAAAATCTGATGTGAGTATTGTACGCTCACTTCGTGCTCTCGTCATTGGTCTTGGTAACATCCTCATTACTGGCAGTTACTTCAACTTTGTAATGATGGTGCCATTCGTGATGGAGTCAGAAGACCACAGCCTACAGGACTCTGCCTGGTGCACATCTGTGATGGGCATCTGTAACCTGGCGACCCGCCTTATTGTCTCTCCTTTATCTGACTGGAAGAGGTTCGACAAGCGCCTCTGTATAATGTTTGGCTGTGTCGTCATGGGACTCGCAATGCTTGGTAAGATAACTCGACTTATTGTCACAATCACGTGAGAAACTCCAGTCACCATATCCACAGTTCTTTGTACAATGATTTGTTATTCTATCATATGTCACTATCCTCGTATATCTAAACATGTCAGTAGACGGAAGATGCCAATAGATTTACTTCTTAGTACATTATTCTACTTTCATaacatcagcacacacacatacacacacacacacacacacacacacacacacacacacacacacacacacacacacacacacaaacacacacacacacaaaaaacacacacatgcgcgcgcgcacacacgcacatgaaATGGGAACTATTCTGGGgcaattattcttttttatctatGGGAATGACTTGAAAACGgctgcagatgatgcagaggtcatgagagaaatgaagagctaagaggattgcatcatcaaTATCGGGGGTCTTGACCGAATCCAAAGTAGGTCTGACACATTGTTGACGAAGTTCTACCCAAGTAAACGTatgaaataatgaggatgggtcacagcgaAAGAAGACTTCGATATGAATATCACTTGGCTGGAGACCAGCCTTTTGGAATCTGAGTGTGAGGACTTGGGAGACGACATCGTCCTTAACGCGTAGCCAGAGTCTTACGTTAGGGAAGTACTCAAGAccatgtgtttgataacagatctTTGTAGTTCATTCACGTTCACGGACAAGCatatattcagccagctgtttaCATTATTCATAAGACCAAATTAGAATGCGCTTCTCATCTTTGGTCACCgagcctaaagaagcacaaagatttgATAGCAAAGACCAATAAAGATTATACTAAAATTAAAAGGGATAAGTTACAAGGAAAATGTAGACACCTTTAATTTGcctactttggaagagagaagggtgaggagtgATCTGGTTATTACCTTGAATTTCTTAGAACAATTGGCGACGTGGACAGTTaaaagttcttcaagagatgaagggatagaacaACGAGACGATTATAACTTGAAATAGAATAATGAACTCGTTAAGTAAGATGTAAAAACAAAAGAGTAGTTGACGAGTGGAATTAGATAAATGAGGACATAGTTTATGTGGACACCATACAGGTATCTGGGATGTTGTACAGTAGTAAAGATTGTATAAGAGATGGTGGAGAGCGTTAAACTTCCTCCTCGAACCATAAAAGTAAGTAATCACAAAGCAGTaaattacaagtaggtaattaattTACTAACTGTCTTATGCAGAGTATAATGTCATGatctaacacacatacacagctcgTGTTATACAATGCATGCTGCCATGatctaacagacacacacacacacacacacacacaaaactcttgTTATACAGTGCAAGCTGCCTTGATCCCAATCTCACACAGAAAACGATTTCAATGCACCGACTTAATCGTTAAATAATCAAGCATTGAGTTGATAAGCtaaagatgcttttttttttctttttttttttgatcggtTCACATGTAAATGCAAATTATGGACGCATTCATTTCTCATTTTGTTCCCCAGTGTTTTCCTTGGTGACGGACCTCGTGTGGATGACTGTGGCATTAGCGGCCTTCGGCCACGGTCTTGGTGCTGCCGTCACCTTCTACACCTTAGTCATGATACAGTACCTGGGCATAGAGAACTTGGCAGCCATGGTCGGAGTTTCTGCCCTCATGCAGGGGTGTGGTTTTCTGATCATCGGACCTACAATAGGTAGGTACACGCAGCTCAATCCTTATGAAGGAGACCGCTCTAACCTTTCCAACCATCTCCCAATTTCTCTCACTTCCGCTGCctctaaagtctttgaaacaTTCCATGACTCTGACTTTCTCAAGCGCCTAGAATCCCATTCATTTCTCTCAGATCACCAATACGGCTTTCGCAGAATAAGGTCTACTGGTGGTCTTCTCTCTTTAATGACTCACttctaaccctccctcctcttatcAGGGATTCTGATGAAACTTTTGTCAAGGCTCTTCACATCTCCAAAGACTCCCCTAAGAGTGCGACCCTATAAGTCTTTGCTATATGAACTTCCTTTCTTTGACTTTTCCGCTCCCTCCTATCCAGCTGATCCAGACACCGTTGATGGAACAACTTCTCTTCGTGGAGTGGTGTCTCTCTGGGTTACGTTCTGTAAATCATTCGCTTTCCTCTCTCTGTGAGTGTCATATCTCTTCAATATCCAAACTCTTAACTCTTACACTGATGAATCCAGTTTTCACACTTCATCTCACTACCTCTCCCCTCCTAAATATAATGCTCGCTTTCTTTCTTGTACTCCTAGTTGGGAAGTAGTAGATTAGATTGAATTACATTAAATTCAGTAATGTCGAGAGGTAAGTTTCTTATATCTCTTTTCTAGTGTCATTCGCTCCCCTATATTGAATGTAAAAACCATGTAATTCAACAATGTAATAATATAAAGATGATAGGTACAACTATCTCTTctacactatcttggaaaccccatttGGCCATCATCACAAAATCTGATTTTTAAAAGCTGGGAGAATTGTGTAGATGCTGTAATTACCTTTCATGTGAGCAGCTGTCTCCTATCTACAAGGATTTTATATGCCCTATTATGAAGCACTGCTCACATCTCTAATGTGTTTCATCGACGGTCGAACCGAAAAACTCCTGTCTCATTAATTCCCTGAAATCAGCAAAGTCATCCGTGTTCTGCAAGTGATATTTCGGCCAATGTTTTCTTGGGCTCTCTGCATTTGTTCCCGCCACCAAGGCTTGGATACGAGACACGCGCCTAGCCGCTGGTTTCCATAAATTCTGCACGGAGACACATAAACATGAAAATTAACCATTAAAAcccctttcttttttcaataGCGAAACCGTGcaccctcctccttctttcaTTCAACCTCCCTACTAACTTTCTATCTTTAGGAGTCTGGTTTCTATAAACCCCTTGATCTCTAACaaatttttatcattcttttccttttctaccAAGATAGACCAGACAGGGCTGGTCCGTGTCACATCAGAGgattttttctctaaggctcattcGTCTATTCTTGAAACtatctcgctaactcgggaatTGTCGaatatgtattgtatatatatatatatatatatatatatatatatatatatatatatatatatatatatatatatattcttttcttttaaactattcgccatttcccgcgttagcgaggtagcgttaggaacagaggactgggccttttttggaataccctcacctggccccctctgttccttttttggaaaattaaaaaaaaaaaaaaaaaaaacgagaggggaggatttccagccccccgctcccttcccttttagtcgccttctacgacacgcaggaaatacgtgggaagtattcctaatcccctatccccagggatatatatatatatatatatatatatatatatatatatatatatatatatatatatatatatatatatatatatatatatatatatatatatatatatatatatgtgatgtctccatggttgtttaatttgtttatggatggggttgttagggaggtaatgcaagagttttggaaagaggggcaagtatgaagtctgttggggatgagagagcttgggaagtgagtcagttgttgttcgctgatgatacagcgctggtggctgattcatgtgagaaactgcagaagctggtgactgagtttggtaaagtgtgtgaaagaagaaagttaagaagtagggttgagggtcaagtcaattgggaggtgagtttgaatggagaaaaactggaggaagtgaagtgttttagatatctgggagtggatctggcagcggatggaaccatggaagcggaagtggatcatagggtgggggagggggcgaaaattctgggagccttgaagaatgtgtggaagtcgagaacattatctcggaaagcaaaaatgggtatgtttgaaggaatagtggttccaacaatgttgtatggttgcgaggcgtgggctatggatagagttgtgcgcaggaggatggatgtgctggaaatgagatgtttgaggacactgtgtggtgtgagatggtttgatcgagtaagtaacgtaagggtaagagagatgtgtggaaataaaaagagcgtggctgagagagcagaggagggtgttttgaaatgatttgggcacatggagagaatgagtgaggaaagattgaccaagaggatatatgtgtcggaggtggagggaacgaggagaagagggagaccaaattggaggtggaaagatggagtgaaaaagattttgtgtgatcggggcctgaacatgcaggagggtgaaaggagggcaaggaatagagtgaattggagcgatgtggtataccggggttgacgtgctgtcagtggattgaatcaaggcatgtgaagcgtctggggtaaaccatggaaagctgtgtaggtatgtatatttgcgtgtgtggacgtatgtatatacatgtgtatgggggtgggttgggccatttctttcgtctgtttccttgcgctacctcgcaaacgcgggagacagcggaaaaaaaaaaaaaaaaaaaaatatatatatatatatatatatatatatatatatatatatatatatatatgtatatatatatatatatatatatatatatatatatatatatatatatatatatgtatatatatatatatatatatatatatatatatatatatatatatatatatatatatatatatatatatatatatatatatatatatatatatatattgctttgtcgctgtctcccgcgttagcgaggtagcgcaaggaaacagttgagagaatggccctacccacccacatacatatttatatagacaacgtccacacacgcaaatatacatgcctacacatctcaatgtatacatgtatatactcacacagacgtatacatacatacacatgtacaaaattcatactgtctcccttcattcattcccatcgccaccccgccacacaagaaaataacaaccccctcccccgcatgtgcgcgaggtagcgttaggaaaagacaacaaaggccacattcgttcgcaatcagtctctagttgtcatgtataatgcactaaaaccacagctccctttccacattaatggccccacagaactttccattgtttaacccagacgcttcacatgcccttgttcaatccattgacagcacgtcgacaccggtatgccatatcgttccaattaactctattccttgcaagcctttcacccttctgcatcttCGGGCCCGATCactaaaattctttttcactcaatctctccacctccaatttggtctcccactgctcctcgttccctccagctctaacacatatatcttcttggtcaatctttcctcactcattttctccatgtgcccaaacagtttcaaaacactcatttctgctccctcaaccacactctttttatttaccacacatctctcttaccctattattacttactcgatcaaactacctcaccccacatattgtcctaaaacatctcatttccatcacatcaaccctcctccgcacaactctatctatagcccacgcctcgcaaccatataacaatgttggaaccactattcctccaaacatacccattttcgctttccgagataatgttctcgactccacacattcttcaacactcccagaacttcgttcctcccccaccctatgattcacttccgcttccacggttccatccgctgccacatccacttggagatatctacaacaccttacttcctccagcctttctccattcaaacttacctcacagttgacttgtccctcaaccctactgtacctgataaccttgctcttattcacatttactctcagctttcttctttcacacactttaccaaactcagtcaccagcttttgcagtttctcacacgaatcagccaccagcgctgtatcatcaccgaacaacaactga
This genomic interval from Panulirus ornatus isolate Po-2019 chromosome 40, ASM3632096v1, whole genome shotgun sequence contains the following:
- the LOC139761332 gene encoding monocarboxylate transporter 9-like is translated as MGMSTATTTWIFNTYCFIWHVVTPLISPLTKEFGWRRTGYAGVFLASSSIILSAFSPSAEFLFFSYSLLSGIGTGLLFGISIIILPMYFDRRRGLANTFLTTGICLGPILIAPFIRHLLEFYSYKGGALIYGATLMNGFVAVSLFHPIEWHMKPRRKTDQPPKGLAPLIPQKGSSDGPQKPTNLQDVVPQHEGTKEEPNWVAIADQARVKRTRCGTGHRVSECSQESVISDMLSGNIVSVTNCAPPDSKEGYKGNGCLGVIKTLWMILVRVVRTVKSDVSIVRSLRALVIGLGNILITGSYFNFVMMVPFVMESEDHSLQDSAWCTSVMGICNLATRLIVSPLSDWKRFDKRLCIMFGCVVMGLAMLVFSLVTDLVWMTVALAAFGHGLGAAVTFYTLVMIQYLGIENLAAMVGVSALMQGCGFLIIGPTIGFIRDKSGSYAVSLWVLASMAFLAFILWLSMPAAVDYDNKNVQKGMPHDP